The proteins below come from a single Methanothrix thermoacetophila PT genomic window:
- a CDS encoding IS5-like element ISMth3 family transposase, producing the protein MAYEDNRNWREYNEKLVRRGWFYLSTDFVNNWDEELLKMNKNKNGRPYRYPETFIQFCGLAYAFLHLPYRQLEGFIQALSGFVPGLLAADYSTLWQRITNLELNIPIPDNDLVVAVDSTGMKVTNRGDWMRESHGVERRGWIKVHIAVDVETRKPVTFEITDETVTDHEMVKPLLEDVKLEDSLMDGAYDKEGVFDFMKEKGVDMPGIKIRKNAIVKAGSSRAEPVLEFMKYGYHSWKIVHGYGRRWAAESVFSAIKRIFGETVRATSKEGMIREVRRMFTFYTIILSV; encoded by the coding sequence ATGGCCTATGAGGATAACCGCAATTGGCGCGAATACAATGAGAAATTGGTTAGGCGAGGATGGTTTTACCTTAGCACTGACTTTGTGAATAATTGGGATGAAGAGCTACTGAAGATGAATAAGAACAAGAATGGCAGACCCTATCGCTATCCTGAGACATTTATTCAATTTTGTGGTTTAGCATACGCCTTTCTTCATTTACCATACAGGCAGCTCGAAGGATTTATTCAGGCGCTAAGCGGATTTGTTCCTGGGCTGTTGGCTGCCGATTATTCGACATTATGGCAGAGGATTACGAATTTGGAGTTGAATATTCCAATACCTGATAACGATTTAGTGGTCGCAGTTGACTCAACAGGAATGAAGGTTACGAATAGAGGCGACTGGATGAGAGAAAGTCATGGTGTTGAACGCAGAGGCTGGATAAAAGTGCATATCGCCGTAGATGTTGAAACAAGGAAGCCCGTAACCTTCGAGATAACCGATGAGACCGTCACTGATCATGAGATGGTAAAACCGCTGCTGGAAGATGTTAAGCTTGAAGATTCACTGATGGATGGAGCTTATGATAAGGAGGGGGTATTCGATTTCATGAAAGAGAAGGGCGTAGATATGCCTGGAATCAAGATCAGGAAGAATGCTATCGTCAAAGCAGGCTCGTCCAGAGCCGAACCAGTTCTTGAGTTTATGAAGTATGGATACCACAGTTGGAAAATTGTGCATGGATATGGAAGAAGGTGGGCGGCTGAAAGTGTATTCTCAGCAATTAAGAGGATATTTGGCGAGACTGTGAGGGCCACTTCGAAGGAAGGCATGATTCGCGAAGTACGCAGGATGTTCACATTTTATACTATAATTTTAAGCGTATAA
- a CDS encoding transposase translates to MEGLLLNRGQGNCTRFAKTVRKSTSQSLQNFITDSPWDERKVIERLQRDIAELIGDPVEGSIHIDETGFPKQGTHSVDVQRQYCGRLGKVDNCQVGVFLGYVNGSRRTLIDGQMVSCISQRSGRTTAGCATNARFRRM, encoded by the coding sequence GTGGAGGGTTTGCTGTTAAACCGCGGTCAAGGGAACTGCACCAGGTTTGCGAAGACTGTAAGGAAGAGCACCTCGCAGTCGTTGCAGAACTTCATCACGGATTCGCCGTGGGACGAGAGGAAGGTCATAGAGAGGCTCCAGAGGGACATTGCAGAACTGATCGGAGATCCAGTTGAAGGTTCGATACACATAGATGAGACAGGATTCCCGAAGCAGGGCACCCATTCGGTGGATGTTCAGAGGCAGTACTGCGGCCGGCTTGGTAAAGTCGATAACTGCCAGGTGGGTGTCTTTCTCGGATACGTAAACGGCTCACGTCGAACACTTATCGATGGTCAGATGGTCAGCTGTATCTCCCAGAGGAGTGGGCGAACAACAGCAGGCTGCGCAACAAATGCAAGGTTCCGAAGGATGTGA
- a CDS encoding transposase: MYLPEEWANNSRLRNKCKVPKDVRFRTKAEIGLDMVLNARKNGVPFGWVGMDCFYGEQSHLRKKLDEEGLVYIADIARDTRVWIKMPEIGIPERNGDRIPSRKRVLDGEPEPIEVQKLKDQIRDWSIVTGIQSERCSRSRSLPYESIRSRRDCQARNNGS, translated from the coding sequence CTGTATCTCCCAGAGGAGTGGGCGAACAACAGCAGGCTGCGCAACAAATGCAAGGTTCCGAAGGATGTGAGGTTCAGGACGAAAGCCGAGATCGGGCTCGATATGGTGCTCAACGCCCGTAAAAACGGAGTCCCTTTCGGCTGGGTCGGAATGGACTGTTTCTACGGCGAACAGTCACATCTCCGGAAGAAGCTCGATGAGGAAGGGCTGGTCTATATCGCAGACATAGCCAGGGACACTCGAGTCTGGATCAAAATGCCTGAGATCGGCATACCAGAACGAAATGGAGATCGAATTCCATCGCGCAAACGGGTTCTCGACGGCGAACCTGAGCCGATAGAGGTACAGAAGCTCAAAGACCAGATTCGGGATTGGTCTATTGTAACAGGGATACAGAGCGAAAGGTGCTCCAGATCGAGATCGCTGCCATACGAGTCCATCCGGTCGAGGAGAGACTGCCAGGCAAGGAACAATGGCTCATAA
- a CDS encoding ABC transporter substrate-binding protein, producing the protein MDDRIDENDLEFIRMVIQGEKSATELCDADHNGVVDASDITQVERIINGTATEITVIDSDGNVVTLPQPLERLVIYNHQCAEVLQLMGVDDRVVGVRDTFAEQRNRFPRLSQVTSIGSGGEPNIEAILKVKPQVVLAYTFYPVEDALDAKLPPDVKVLRLDCECSGIGPDAMREKITMMGYIFGTQDRAEKYLKWHDAIVSQVEERVKTIPEDKRVRVYLESTPEGSNPQTSRTAIGSGHAANKLIEMAGGVNIAVGHLPKYLDTPTEYGEIETEWVISQNPDVIVGRAMGKGIRPYENVNSSLLQSYDREIRNLPGFDRVKAVQDGRVYIITNDYAVTPNYPSALLALAKWFYPELFQDVDPVAAHQEYVNMMGLDFDVRTRGAFTFHAGNSS; encoded by the coding sequence ATGGATGACCGTATCGACGAGAACGATCTGGAATTCATTCGGATGGTCATCCAGGGCGAGAAAAGTGCCACCGAGCTTTGCGATGCCGATCATAATGGCGTGGTGGATGCATCTGACATCACCCAGGTAGAGCGCATCATTAACGGAACTGCAACAGAGATAACGGTGATCGATTCTGATGGAAATGTGGTGACCCTTCCTCAGCCGCTGGAGCGGCTGGTGATCTACAATCATCAGTGCGCGGAGGTACTCCAGCTCATGGGTGTGGACGACCGGGTGGTGGGCGTCAGGGATACTTTTGCAGAGCAGCGGAACCGTTTCCCCAGGCTGAGTCAGGTGACCAGCATAGGAAGTGGCGGCGAACCCAACATCGAAGCGATACTTAAGGTCAAACCCCAGGTGGTGCTGGCATACACATTCTATCCTGTTGAGGATGCACTTGACGCAAAGCTTCCTCCAGATGTAAAGGTTCTGCGTCTTGACTGTGAGTGCAGTGGTATCGGGCCAGATGCCATGCGGGAGAAGATCACCATGATGGGATACATATTTGGCACCCAGGACCGAGCGGAGAAGTATCTGAAATGGCATGATGCTATCGTCTCCCAGGTTGAGGAGAGGGTGAAAACGATACCTGAGGATAAGAGGGTGCGCGTGTATCTCGAAAGCACGCCGGAAGGGAGCAACCCTCAGACATCAAGAACCGCCATAGGTAGTGGTCACGCCGCAAACAAGCTTATTGAGATGGCTGGCGGCGTGAATATAGCAGTTGGCCACCTGCCAAAGTATCTCGATACCCCTACGGAATACGGGGAGATTGAGACGGAGTGGGTGATATCCCAGAACCCAGATGTAATAGTCGGAAGGGCTATGGGAAAGGGAATACGACCCTACGAGAACGTGAACTCCAGCCTTCTCCAGAGCTACGATAGGGAGATCAGGAATCTTCCTGGTTTTGACAGGGTTAAGGCAGTGCAGGATGGCCGTGTGTACATAATCACCAATGATTACGCTGTGACACCGAACTACCCGTCTGCGCTGCTGGCACTGGCCAAGTGGTTCTACCCGGAGCTCTTCCAGGATGTTGACCCGGTGGCTGCGCATCAGGAGTACGTCAATATGATGGGACTGGATTTCGATGTGAGAACAAGAGGCGCCTTCACGTTCCATGCAGGTAACTCATCCTGA
- a CDS encoding transposase, with the protein MHSYADNYKELTDERWLFIKPLLPMQPAVGRKRADDRKTINGILYMLVTGCIGLLPGIPAAGRISHYLEETVNFETTST; encoded by the coding sequence ATACACAGTTATGCGGATAACTATAAAGAGCTGACCGATGAGCGGTGGTTGTTCATCAAACCACTCTTACCCATGCAGCCAGCAGTTGGCAGAAAGAGAGCCGACGACCGGAAGACCATCAATGGGATACTGTATATGCTTGTAACCGGATGCATTGGTTTGCTTCCTGGGATTCCTGCAGCTGGTCGCATTTCTCATTATCTGGAGGAGACTGTGAATTTTGAGACGACTTCGACGTAA
- a CDS encoding tyrosine-type recombinase/integrase, translated as MDLKALTVFVRGGKGGRDAVVYITDDCARTLRHYLEVRPPLLIEGRRPLFYTDFGKRWERRGVYRMFMYYKRLAGIEKQGGVHVFSRHSVGSLLVKRGCDIVTVKELMRHSYVHTTMRYMHISDATRREKYEQFLRL; from the coding sequence GTGGATCTGAAGGCGTTGACAGTCTTCGTGCGTGGTGGTAAGGGTGGCAGGGACGCAGTGGTCTACATCACCGATGACTGCGCAAGGACCCTCAGGCATTACCTTGAGGTCCGGCCTCCGCTCCTGATTGAGGGGCGCAGACCGCTCTTCTACACTGACTTCGGAAAACGCTGGGAGCGCCGTGGGGTGTACCGGATGTTCATGTACTACAAGAGGCTCGCAGGTATCGAGAAGCAGGGAGGGGTGCATGTGTTCTCGCGGCACAGCGTTGGGAGCCTCCTGGTGAAGCGTGGCTGCGATATCGTGACAGTCAAGGAGCTCATGAGGCATTCTTATGTTCACACCACCATGCGGTACATGCACATCTCTGATGCCACCAGGCGGGAGAAGTACGAGCAGTTCCTGCGACTGTGA
- a CDS encoding site-specific integrase, translating into MSKKRMNVNWKRKRDAEDLMPALKRYRRYLEDNGLRPSTIPMYVLHVRKYMEFAGTDSPSADDFARFRDHLHDMRLSRSTVNNYSFSIRKYHEMLGQHVSFKFIKPNNTLPYYFDELDITRIFSVCSNIKHLAMLKTMFYASLRASELSTWTILMWI; encoded by the coding sequence ATGTCCAAGAAGCGTATGAATGTGAACTGGAAGAGGAAGCGTGATGCTGAAGATCTCATGCCCGCTCTGAAGCGTTACAGGAGGTACCTGGAGGATAATGGGCTTCGACCGTCCACCATACCCATGTATGTGCTGCATGTGAGGAAGTACATGGAATTCGCGGGAACTGATTCGCCGAGTGCAGATGATTTTGCCCGCTTCAGGGATCATCTCCATGACATGAGGCTATCACGGAGCACGGTCAACAACTACTCGTTCTCGATACGGAAATACCACGAGATGCTCGGGCAGCATGTCAGCTTCAAGTTCATCAAGCCGAACAACACCCTCCCGTACTATTTTGATGAGCTGGATATCACAAGAATATTCAGTGTGTGCAGTAACATAAAACATCTTGCGATGCTGAAGACCATGTTTTATGCCAGTCTCCGTGCCAGCGAGCTGTCAACCTGGACGATTCTGATGTGGATCTGA
- the argF gene encoding ornithine carbamoyltransferase: MSNRSLISIADLSPEEIVALLDRAEDLKAERSGRGGCAFGDRLPLAGKSVAMIFEKPSTRTRVSLEVAATELGGHPLYLSANELQLGRGETIGDTARVLSRYVHGITARVFSHRTVEELAAHSSVPVINALSDQEHPLQILADMMTIREHFGYLEGLRIAWIGDGNNVCNSLILASAMLNMRMIVASPRGYEPKGQILERARELGGVPEITAEPSEAAHDADVLVTDTWISMGDEAEEAERLRSFSGYQINQRILEIAGRDAIVMHCLPAHRGQEITDEVMDGPQSVVLEEAENRLHTSKAVLEWMVGRRPL; this comes from the coding sequence ATGAGCAATCGCTCTCTGATATCGATAGCCGATCTCTCTCCTGAGGAGATCGTGGCACTCCTGGACAGGGCGGAGGATCTCAAGGCAGAGCGCTCCGGCCGGGGCGGATGTGCGTTTGGCGATAGATTGCCTCTTGCAGGAAAGAGCGTTGCGATGATCTTCGAGAAGCCGTCGACTCGCACCCGCGTATCCCTGGAGGTCGCAGCCACAGAGCTCGGCGGGCATCCACTCTATCTCAGCGCAAATGAGCTCCAGCTCGGGCGCGGCGAGACGATTGGCGACACCGCGAGGGTTCTCTCAAGATATGTACATGGGATAACCGCCAGGGTCTTCTCTCACAGAACTGTGGAGGAGCTTGCAGCTCACTCGAGCGTGCCTGTGATAAACGCGCTCTCAGACCAGGAGCATCCGCTTCAGATCCTGGCGGACATGATGACGATCAGGGAGCACTTTGGTTATCTCGAGGGTCTTCGGATAGCGTGGATCGGGGATGGGAACAACGTGTGCAACTCACTGATCCTGGCGTCTGCCATGCTGAATATGAGGATGATCGTGGCATCGCCCAGGGGTTATGAGCCAAAGGGCCAAATATTAGAAAGGGCCAGAGAGCTCGGCGGCGTGCCGGAGATCACCGCTGAGCCATCAGAGGCAGCGCATGATGCTGATGTGCTCGTTACAGACACATGGATCTCGATGGGTGATGAGGCAGAGGAGGCTGAGCGTCTCAGGAGCTTCAGCGGGTATCAGATAAATCAGAGGATTCTTGAGATTGCTGGAAGGGACGCGATAGTGATGCACTGCCTGCCGGCGCACAGGGGCCAGGAGATCACGGACGAGGTCATGGACGGCCCGCAGAGTGTTGTATTAGAGGAGGCCGAGAACAGGCTTCACACATCAAAGGCTGTCCTGGAATGGATGGTGGGGCGCAGGCCTCTTTAG
- a CDS encoding molybdopterin dinucleotide binding domain-containing protein — MRVTIVTFRDIFQSEVQEVDRFGEDYRRMSAVVFLDKSDAAKAGIKDGSNVLVESDNGRVVVVARISDDAHPGLAFMPNSPWSNRLVPAETDDTRIPSYKSISATVSVTDDKVPTVEDLLRELVS, encoded by the coding sequence ATGAGGGTTACGATCGTGACGTTCAGAGACATATTCCAGAGCGAGGTTCAGGAGGTCGACAGGTTCGGCGAGGACTACAGAAGGATGAGCGCTGTGGTCTTTCTTGATAAGAGCGATGCAGCGAAGGCTGGAATAAAAGACGGATCGAATGTGCTCGTGGAGAGCGATAACGGGAGGGTCGTCGTGGTGGCCAGAATCTCTGATGATGCGCATCCCGGTCTGGCATTCATGCCGAACAGCCCCTGGTCGAACCGATTGGTCCCAGCGGAAACAGATGATACCCGGATACCCAGCTACAAGAGCATCAGCGCGACGGTAAGCGTGACAGACGATAAAGTTCCAACAGTCGAGGACCTTCTCAGGGAGCTGGTCTCATGA
- a CDS encoding formylmethanofuran dehydrogenase subunit B, producing the protein MAVCTGCSLLCDDIEVSIDGRRIAKTKNLCRKGFGRYRSLTSDRSVPRVDGKQVGIDEAISRAAEMLRDAKRPLLFGWSCSTLEAQRKGIELARKTRAIIDDTSSICQGEIVDMIIRGELPTCTLDDVRNYGDTLIFWGCDPSSSHPRHMSRFSYFPRGEKLQRGHEEDRTAFLIDIRTSPTAKILAGNFIQISPGGDADLIEAMLAVLDGKIPKVRDKKAMISMITTLKKADMGVIFPGLGLAYSLKGRMDRLKALVSRLNETTRYNVIPMVGHYNMRGFNQLLFDETGFINRVSFGDGVDHGPMYSVVEALKSCDLALVVGTDPISSLPAGIAKALARVPMITLDPHRTLTTELSRVVIPTALSGIEAGGSALRMDGVRIEFDPIMKSEYPSDEEVLSKILEEI; encoded by the coding sequence ATGGCTGTATGCACAGGATGCTCCCTTCTCTGCGATGATATCGAGGTCTCGATTGATGGAAGAAGAATAGCCAAGACGAAGAACCTATGCAGGAAGGGCTTCGGCAGGTACAGATCCCTCACCTCCGACAGATCTGTGCCGAGGGTTGATGGGAAGCAGGTCGGCATCGATGAGGCAATCTCCAGGGCTGCGGAGATGCTGAGAGATGCGAAGAGGCCTCTGCTATTCGGCTGGTCGTGTTCGACACTGGAGGCGCAGAGGAAGGGCATCGAGCTCGCCAGGAAGACCAGGGCAATCATCGATGATACCTCCTCCATATGCCAGGGTGAGATCGTGGATATGATTATTCGCGGAGAGCTCCCGACCTGCACCCTGGACGATGTGAGAAACTACGGAGACACTCTGATCTTCTGGGGGTGTGATCCATCGAGCAGCCACCCAAGACACATGTCACGCTTCTCATACTTCCCGCGTGGGGAGAAGCTCCAGAGGGGGCATGAGGAGGACAGGACCGCTTTTCTGATAGACATCAGGACATCTCCCACAGCCAAGATACTCGCCGGGAACTTCATACAGATCTCTCCGGGAGGGGATGCAGATCTCATCGAGGCGATGCTTGCTGTCCTCGATGGGAAGATTCCCAAGGTGAGAGACAAGAAGGCCATGATCTCAATGATAACCACTCTGAAAAAAGCGGATATGGGCGTTATATTCCCCGGGCTGGGCCTTGCGTACTCCCTCAAGGGGAGAATGGACCGCCTGAAGGCGCTGGTAAGCAGGTTGAACGAGACCACCAGATACAATGTCATACCGATGGTGGGGCATTACAACATGCGAGGGTTCAACCAGCTCCTCTTCGATGAGACAGGCTTCATAAACAGGGTATCGTTTGGTGATGGTGTTGATCACGGGCCGATGTACAGCGTGGTTGAGGCATTGAAGAGCTGCGATCTCGCTCTGGTTGTGGGAACTGATCCTATATCATCCCTTCCAGCAGGGATCGCGAAGGCGCTCGCGAGGGTCCCGATGATCACCCTCGATCCGCACAGGACTCTCACCACCGAGCTCTCGAGGGTTGTGATACCAACAGCTCTGTCTGGCATCGAGGCAGGCGGAAGCGCTCTCAGGATGGACGGTGTGAGGATCGAGTTCGATCCGATCATGAAGAGCGAGTATCCATCAGATGAAGAGGTTCTCTCGAAGATCCTGGAGGAGATCTGA
- a CDS encoding (Fe-S)-binding protein gives MVSVMEIYQLTPKLNCKKCGLPTCMAFAVALLAREKQIEDCTPLLEPKYEEKLKKLREVMAPVAGATETGLIIHEDRCYGCGNCVVACPVNVANDPKGSAIGLGPKSDKVILVVEDGVVKCLNPKECRRFGPNRILCNLCTATCPSKAIEFV, from the coding sequence ATGGTCAGCGTTATGGAGATATATCAGCTAACACCAAAGCTGAACTGCAAGAAATGTGGCCTGCCGACATGCATGGCATTCGCTGTTGCCCTTCTTGCCAGGGAGAAGCAGATCGAGGATTGCACGCCTCTGCTGGAGCCAAAATACGAGGAGAAGCTGAAGAAGCTCAGAGAGGTGATGGCGCCGGTTGCAGGCGCCACAGAGACCGGGCTGATAATCCACGAGGATCGGTGCTACGGCTGCGGCAACTGTGTGGTGGCCTGCCCGGTGAACGTGGCAAACGACCCGAAGGGATCTGCAATCGGGCTGGGGCCGAAGAGCGATAAGGTCATACTGGTCGTGGAGGATGGTGTTGTGAAGTGCCTCAACCCGAAGGAGTGCAGGCGGTTCGGCCCGAACAGGATATTGTGCAATCTGTGCACTGCGACCTGCCCGAGCAAGGCCATAGAGTTCGTCTGA
- a CDS encoding (Fe-S)-binding protein, which produces MSTQLMELNACTRCKECMNWCPTYAVRPDRPEITPMYKIAKFRELLDSQYGLRAKLFGPKPLHEDDINKYTEDTYYCTTCGVCGTVCESAILTVELWEAIRPNLVVRGNGPYGKQSFFPKLLKTDRNPYQAKQEDRLCWVPKDAKVDESGKIAYFAGCTAAYRQQALGVATVRVLNALGVDFCMLGKDEWCCASALVRTGQRDVMKEHAVHNIDALKDRGVETVLYACAGCMRTATIDWPRWYEGYIPYKNVPLSVYLRDKIRSGEVDYKRSIEYTVTFHDPCHSGRHLMHIQGRDWAFEAPRDVLQSIPGLKFIDMERSREFQRCCGAGGGVKAGIPDLALDCAVNRLRDAEQVGADIIASTCPFCRRNIMDGRNSVNSPIKVLDVVELVAAAMGLDVTIPENPYTKYQEQDTIVCKDVCKLETVTGKEAGKDIVGEAH; this is translated from the coding sequence ATGTCCACTCAGCTCATGGAGCTGAACGCCTGCACGAGATGCAAGGAGTGCATGAACTGGTGTCCAACTTACGCTGTACGCCCAGACAGGCCTGAGATAACCCCGATGTACAAGATCGCCAAGTTCAGAGAGCTCCTCGACAGCCAGTATGGTCTTAGGGCGAAGCTCTTTGGACCCAAGCCGCTCCATGAGGATGATATAAACAAGTACACAGAGGATACATACTACTGCACGACATGTGGCGTCTGCGGCACTGTCTGCGAGTCCGCGATACTCACCGTGGAGCTCTGGGAGGCGATAAGGCCAAATCTTGTGGTCAGAGGCAACGGCCCTTACGGAAAACAGTCCTTCTTCCCGAAGCTGCTCAAGACGGACAGAAACCCGTATCAGGCGAAGCAGGAGGACAGGCTCTGCTGGGTTCCGAAGGACGCGAAGGTCGATGAGTCTGGGAAGATCGCCTACTTCGCAGGATGCACAGCGGCATACAGGCAGCAGGCTCTCGGTGTTGCGACGGTGAGGGTGCTGAACGCGCTCGGTGTGGACTTCTGCATGCTCGGCAAGGATGAGTGGTGCTGCGCCTCAGCGCTTGTCAGGACTGGACAGAGAGATGTGATGAAGGAGCATGCGGTTCACAACATAGACGCCCTCAAGGACAGGGGAGTCGAGACGGTCCTCTACGCTTGTGCTGGATGCATGAGAACTGCGACCATAGACTGGCCCCGATGGTATGAAGGCTACATACCATACAAGAACGTGCCTCTCTCAGTATATCTAAGAGATAAGATAAGGTCTGGAGAGGTGGATTACAAGAGAAGCATAGAATACACAGTGACATTCCACGATCCCTGCCACAGTGGCCGCCATCTAATGCACATCCAGGGCAGGGACTGGGCGTTCGAGGCTCCAAGAGATGTCCTCCAGTCGATACCCGGGCTGAAGTTCATCGATATGGAGAGGAGCAGGGAGTTCCAGAGGTGTTGCGGCGCAGGAGGCGGCGTGAAGGCCGGAATTCCAGACCTGGCGCTTGACTGCGCGGTTAACAGGCTCAGGGATGCCGAGCAGGTTGGGGCAGACATCATAGCAAGCACATGCCCGTTCTGCAGGCGCAACATAATGGACGGCAGGAACTCGGTGAACTCTCCGATAAAGGTCCTGGATGTCGTGGAGCTCGTGGCAGCTGCGATGGGTCTCGATGTGACGATTCCGGAGAACCCCTACACCAAGTACCAGGAGCAGGATACGATCGTCTGCAAGGACGTCTGCAAGCTGGAGACAGTGACAGGCAAGGAGGCAGGAAAGGACATCGTCGGCGAGGCCCATTAG
- a CDS encoding heterodisulfide reductase has product MAFYTLGLTFSIVIALTVVVLAIWLYGMYFNFKKWGIGSTGYQEPLAHSFWLFIATWIHEAFKDGVWVFIRTLILDVLLLRRTLRRSPVRWVMHMAIFYGFVTLAALSGLGLFMDIIEHFNILGMAHQAEMVKKAMELPFDIFGYLLLFGSTISILRRILLKEVRDATTGYDVVLIGGVFLITITGFYAEWMRGNAFLVGDVFANPVYAPHFALIHTILALCLFAFILPWSRYLHVIAAPMTILANRGGE; this is encoded by the coding sequence ATGGCGTTTTACACACTGGGCCTCACCTTCTCCATCGTGATAGCTTTGACAGTCGTTGTGCTGGCGATCTGGCTCTACGGCATGTACTTCAACTTCAAGAAGTGGGGCATTGGCTCCACAGGATACCAAGAGCCGCTCGCCCACAGCTTCTGGCTGTTCATTGCCACCTGGATTCATGAGGCATTCAAGGACGGAGTATGGGTCTTTATAAGAACACTTATACTGGATGTGCTTCTCCTCAGGAGAACTCTGCGAAGAAGCCCCGTCAGATGGGTCATGCATATGGCCATCTTTTATGGATTTGTGACACTTGCTGCGCTTTCGGGTCTCGGTCTTTTCATGGATATTATAGAGCACTTTAACATTCTTGGCATGGCTCATCAGGCTGAGATGGTGAAGAAGGCTATGGAGCTGCCCTTTGACATCTTTGGATATCTGTTGCTCTTCGGTTCCACGATCTCGATACTTCGCAGGATCCTGCTCAAAGAGGTCAGGGACGCGACAACTGGTTACGATGTGGTGCTCATCGGTGGAGTGTTCCTGATAACAATAACGGGCTTCTATGCGGAGTGGATGCGCGGAAACGCGTTCCTGGTGGGAGATGTCTTCGCAAATCCGGTTTATGCTCCACACTTCGCACTGATACACACGATACTGGCGCTCTGTCTATTCGCATTCATACTCCCGTGGAGCAGGTACCTTCACGTCATAGCAGCGCCGATGACGATCCTCGCAAACAGAGGAGGCGAGTAA
- a CDS encoding MoaD/ThiS family protein yields the protein MISVSVRIFAGVESERQLVLPEGTSYYEILDLLGINPETVAITRDGVPVPFNDLVLPGEIEIIRVVSAG from the coding sequence TTGATATCAGTATCTGTGAGAATATTCGCTGGTGTCGAGTCTGAGAGGCAGCTCGTCCTGCCTGAGGGGACCTCGTACTACGAGATTCTGGATCTTCTTGGTATAAACCCAGAGACCGTGGCGATTACGAGGGACGGGGTTCCCGTTCCATTTAATGACTTAGTGCTTCCAGGAGAGATCGAGATCATCCGGGTTGTATCTGCTGGCTAG
- a CDS encoding presenilin family intramembrane aspartyl protease PSH, producing MGRRAERPMLWMLLVIISVQVLSLGMMPALSASEVRVFEDPSATSNAILYIVLVLIFTGFLLLATRLGWGWLVSGTVQLCLFLSVFYVLGVYLPWVLAFSISLALMLAMVYYPEWYVVDLLGILVSAGVSVLFGLSMETLPVVVLLAILAVYDAISVYKTKHMVTLAESVINIRAPLLFVIPKSRSYSFRGRGADRREAYFLGLGDAIMPSVLVVSANWSLPAGHEIFGVALPAIGAMLGTYMGFMFLATTSGEKPQAGLPFLNGGAVIGFLAGCMLSGVRPF from the coding sequence ATGGGAAGACGAGCAGAGCGTCCCATGCTGTGGATGCTTCTTGTGATAATCTCGGTTCAGGTCCTCTCGCTGGGTATGATGCCTGCGCTTTCGGCGAGTGAGGTTCGGGTCTTCGAGGATCCATCTGCGACGTCAAATGCCATACTCTACATTGTGCTGGTGCTGATATTCACTGGATTTCTTCTTTTAGCGACAAGGCTCGGCTGGGGCTGGCTCGTCTCAGGAACCGTCCAGCTCTGCCTATTCCTCAGCGTATTTTACGTTCTCGGTGTATACCTGCCTTGGGTGCTGGCTTTCTCGATCTCCCTTGCTCTCATGCTTGCGATGGTATACTACCCAGAGTGGTACGTTGTGGACCTGCTGGGGATTCTTGTGAGCGCGGGGGTCAGTGTTCTCTTTGGCCTCAGCATGGAGACCCTGCCTGTGGTCGTTCTCCTCGCCATTCTTGCTGTCTATGATGCGATATCTGTCTACAAAACAAAGCACATGGTAACGTTGGCTGAGAGCGTGATAAATATCAGGGCGCCTCTGCTCTTCGTCATCCCGAAGAGCAGGAGCTACAGCTTCCGGGGCAGGGGAGCTGATAGAAGAGAGGCGTACTTCCTGGGGCTGGGAGATGCGATAATGCCATCTGTGCTTGTTGTATCCGCGAACTGGTCGCTTCCCGCGGGTCATGAGATCTTCGGCGTTGCCCTGCCGGCGATCGGCGCGATGCTCGGGACGTACATGGGATTCATGTTTCTCGCAACGACATCGGGCGAGAAACCGCAGGCTGGATTGCCCTTCCTCAACGGCGGTGCTGTAATCGGATTTCTCGCAGGATGCATGCTATCAGGCGTGCGGCCATTTTGA